Below is a window of Streptomyces sp. WMMB303 DNA.
GCGAACGGGGACATCAGATGGGCGGCGTCCCCCAGGAGTGTGACGCCCGGCACCCGGTCCCAGCTGTGGCCGACGGGCAGGGCGTGGATCCGGCGCGGGACCAGGCGGCCGTCGGCCTCGGCGAGCAGCGCGCGCAGGCTCGGGTGCCAGTCGGCGAAGTGCTCCAGAACCGACTGCTTGGCGGCCTGCGTGTCGGTGAAGTCGATGCTGTCGAGCCAGGATTCGCGGGCCCGCACGGCGACATAGACATGCAGACTGCCGTCGGGCTCCCGGTGGGCGAGGAACCCCCGGCCGTCCTCCGGCGCGAAGAACATCCCCCCGCCCACCAGCGCCGCGGCCGCGGGGTGGCGGAGGTCGGCGTCGAGCAGGTCGAGTTCGACGAAGGAGATGCCGGTGTAGGCGGGCCGGGCGGGCGAGAGCAGCCGGCGGACCCGCGACCAGGCACCGTCGGCGCCGACCAGCAGGTCCGTCGTGACGACGCCGCCGTCGGCGAACGTCACCTCGTGGCGGCCGCCGTCCAGCGCACGGACGGTGTCGGCCTTGGCGTTCCAGCGGACGGTGCCCGCCGGCAGCGCGCCGAGCAGCAGGTCCCGCAACCGGCCGCGGTCCACCTCCGGTCGGGTGCCGGTCCCGTCGTCCTCCTCGGCCATGCGAAGGGCGGCATCCTTGCCGACGATGCGCATCTCCTGGCCGCCGGGGTGGATGATGCGACGGAACTCGGCGGTCAGGCCGGCCGCCTCCAGGGCGAACTGGCCGTTCTCCTCATGGATGTCGAGCATGCCGCCCTGCGCGCGGGCGTGCGGGGAGGCGTCCAGATCGAAGACGGCCGCCTCGATGCCGTGCACATGCAGGACGCGGGCGAGCACGAGTCCGCCGAGACCGGCGCCGATGACGGCTACAGGATGATGCAGGGGCATGAGGTCACCTCACTGGATGGTGAGAACAGGGCCCGCGACCGGAGTCAGGCGCGGGGGGTGTGGCGAATGCCGTTCAGCAGCACACGGAAGGCCCATCCGAGCCGCTCCTCGGGGGTACCGGTGAACAGATCCGCACCGACGGCGGCGAGTCGCGGATGTGTGGCGGCCGGGGTGTCGGCCAGGGCGGTTCCGGCCTGCGACCGTGTTGCGGCCCCCGCTCTCCCGGCTTCGTCCCCGGTGGCGTGCTCCGCCGCTGTGGCGGTGGCGGTCTGCAGCAGGACGTCGACCCCCCAGGCCGCCCGGTCGTCCGGGACGCCGCCCTCGTGGAGCAACCTCAGCAGCGTCTCCAGCAGGGCGAGGTAGTGCGGGCCGGACGGCTGGACGGCGAGGGCGGCGCGGGCCAGTTGCGGATGCGCGAGGAGGACGCGTGTGTAGGAGTCGAGAACGGCCACGGCGCTCTCCTGCCAGTCGCCACCGGGCACGGCGGGATCGAGGTCGACCTCGCCCAGCAGCCCGTCCAGTACGGCCGCGTGCAGTGCGGCGGTGTTGCGGACATAGACGTAGAGCGAGGCGGGTCCGGTGTCCAGCTCCCGCGCCAGCCGCCGCATCGTCACACGCTGCAGACCTTCGGCGCGCATCAACGCGACAGCGGTGGCGACGATGCCCTCTCTGCTCAGAGCGGGCTTGGCGGGCCGCTCCCGGCGGCTGCGGGGCGCGGCGGAATGCTGGGCGGTCACCCTCCGAGGATAACGAACATGTTCGTCACGGACAAGTTCGTCACGACCGCGTTCGTACCGCCGCCGGTCGCAGCCGCGGCAAGGGATGGTCCCCGTGGCCGGTCGCTCCGGCCACGGGGACGTGCGGATCGGACGGCCACCGGCCCGGCGGCCCGGGTACCGCGCGAACCCGCCCCCGAACCGGCTCCGGCGACCCGCCGACAGACGCCCGACCCGGGCCGAGGCGCACGTCGGTGCCCCCTGTGCGGCGCCGGCACGACGCTCCTCCGCGCACGGGAGCCGCCCCCACGACCCGGCGCTCACCCCTCCGCACGCCAGACGAGCGTGTAGCGCCAGAAGAGGCGACGGCGCAGGTGCGCGCCGGGAAGGGTGCGGCGGGCCTCCCGGGCGATCTCGGCGAAGTCCCGCTCCGGCGAGCGGGTCACGGCGGTCATCGAGAGCGGGGGCTGCCCCGTGCGCCCCCTGTTGCGGTACCAGCCCACGGCGGCGTTCAGCGGAACCGCGGCGGTGCCGAGCGCGTGGTCGCCGACGCTCCGCGCCCGGGCGCAGCCGACGA
It encodes the following:
- a CDS encoding TetR/AcrR family transcriptional regulator, with the protein product MTAQHSAAPRSRRERPAKPALSREGIVATAVALMRAEGLQRVTMRRLARELDTGPASLYVYVRNTAALHAAVLDGLLGEVDLDPAVPGGDWQESAVAVLDSYTRVLLAHPQLARAALAVQPSGPHYLALLETLLRLLHEGGVPDDRAAWGVDVLLQTATATAAEHATGDEAGRAGAATRSQAGTALADTPAATHPRLAAVGADLFTGTPEERLGWAFRVLLNGIRHTPRA
- a CDS encoding NAD(P)/FAD-dependent oxidoreductase — protein: MPLHHPVAVIGAGLGGLVLARVLHVHGIEAAVFDLDASPHARAQGGMLDIHEENGQFALEAAGLTAEFRRIIHPGGQEMRIVGKDAALRMAEEDDGTGTRPEVDRGRLRDLLLGALPAGTVRWNAKADTVRALDGGRHEVTFADGGVVTTDLLVGADGAWSRVRRLLSPARPAYTGISFVELDLLDADLRHPAAAALVGGGMFFAPEDGRGFLAHREPDGSLHVYVAVRARESWLDSIDFTDTQAAKQSVLEHFADWHPSLRALLAEADGRLVPRRIHALPVGHSWDRVPGVTLLGDAAHLMSPFAGEGANLAMLDGAELAQALAAHPGDREKALTAYEEVLFPRSAERAAESAAGLDLLFGPDSPGALVSMMAAGAPTAGHP